The Bacteroidia bacterium genomic interval AATACTCCCGGTCAGAGAGTTGGGGCGAAGTAGCTCGACCATGAGCAACTACTGACTTACTCAGTTCTGGGTAATATTCCTGCTGGTAGTCCTGGGTGTGTTGTTTGAGCTCACCAAAAGCCTGCTTAGACAACCGCATAGCTTTACCAGATTTATACTCCACGCCACTGACACAGAGATGGACATGATAATGATCTTGGGACAGGTGAATAACACCCATATATAAGCCATTGGGATTGCGCTTGGCTATGTACTCCCTGGTCATGTCTTCTATCCCTTCCAGAGTGAGGTAAGGCGTATCTTCAGGGTGCCAGGAAAGAATTTCATGGGTAAGGATGACACTATTTTTGCGGCGGTGTTGCCGGTAGCTTTCATTGACTTCAAATTCATGAACCCAGGTCTGAATATCATTACCTGAGAGATTATGGAGCATGATCCGGCTATCAGGTACTCGTTCTTCGCTGTGGATCATGTAATTGAGTAATTGACGGAAGGCTTTGTTCTTCCGTGATTTAACTTTGATGATCATGATGATGGTCTATGCCATCAACTAGGGTGTGCTCATTATGATAGTTTTGGTGGGTGGTGGAAAGCATCGTGAATGATGGTTTCCATGTGATTGATCCTCTCAGCCAGATCCAGGTAAGCCTGGTTGAGTTCTGGTAGATTTCGCTTGTGAACATGCCGGGCAATCATGCGAATGTCGGTCTGACACAGACGCAGGCGTTGCTCCAAGCGACTGACTGGTTCACGGTCAGGTACCAGGTAGGTCTGATTGAGATAGGATAAGGCTGCGTGTTTGATGAACGATGGTAGTGAGTAATGATGTTGCTGGGCGGCGTGAGTCAGTTTCAACCAGTCTGGTTTAGCCAAAGTAATGGTTACCTCTGGTCGTTCTTTGCGTTTTTGTTTGCGGTACTTACGTTGATATTGACGTTTGTATTCTTTTTTGACAGCTTCGATAGCTTCTTCATTCCCTGATTCTAAAACTCCTGATTGCTCCAAATATTCCCACATACCGGTATTCCGGCGAATAGGTTTAGGCATAGAAGGATATGATTAGGTGTTGGATAATTGAGTAAGGGCTAACAGTCCTCGTTGTTGGTAGTAGGGTTTGAGGTTTAGTAACATGGGCGGATAGTTTCCCGCCATGAGTAAGCCTTGATTCTGCTTCATGGTGCGGACTTCATCGCGGGTGATCAGTGGTCTGGTCTGAGTGCGTCCCTGGTTATCCTCATACTGGTAGCGTCCTAGTCTCTGCTCCAACTCTTCCGACGATCTCCCAGATTGTCCGGTGAAATAGAGCTTAGCAAAACAGTTACCTGCAATCGTGCTGGCCTCGTATGGCCCGAAATTGTGAACGAGCTGGCTCATCTGCTGTATCCCAAGCAAGATTCCGGCTCGGTACTTTCTCACATTACTGATCACATTGCCCAGTGAAGGCAAATACAACACCCCTGCTTCATCAATCAAACAAAAGACATCCTGGTGCCAGGGTTGTGGCATTCGTACCAGCAATTCCCCGAATAGTTGCTCAAAGAAGAGCGATGATAGCATTGCGTAGTAAGCTTGATCGGTAACGGGATTCTGGATGAACAGTACTGTTTTCTTTAGACGAAATTCGTGCAGAGCAATCGTGTCATGATTGGTTACCTCAGCCACGGCCTCATCGGTGAAGATGTGTAATGCGCTAGATACAGTTGCGATAATGCCCGCTTTGACTTTGTTATCATAGGCTTGGAAAGTCTTGAACTCAGCGCGGAGCGACAAATTATCTGAAGCTTCAACTTTCCTGGTGAAGAAGGCTTCATCACCACTGAGTTGATTGAGATAATGACGCACCTGGCGGAAGGTCTGGCGTTCACGGACTTCAGCTTTGACTAGGGTAATCAGGAGAGTAAGTAAGGCCGTGGCTTGCAGGTTCCAAAAGGGATCACCCTTAACCCCACCTAATGCCGTCCGAATCACCAGACTGGATACCTTGTTAATATCACTGGATGACCTGGCCCGGTAAAGAGGATTGAAACGGTCTGAATGTTTTGGATCGGCGAAGTTTAAAGTCTTGATGATATATCCTCTTCGCTTGAGAGCTGGGGTGGTCAGTTGTGCCAATTCACCACTGGGGTCATGGCAGATATATGAAGCATTCATTCGTAATAGGGATGGAACAAAGACCACTGATGATTTACCAGATCCGGTTGATCCGATCAGGAGGGAATTTTTGTAGGAATCTTCCACTGACAGACTCTTTTCACCCGTCAGACAGAAGCCTTTAAGGTTGCGTTTCAGTAAACTCTTGGGACTACCAAATGAAGCTCCGTAGCCTTGTTTTTTCTTTGGGAGACCATTGGGAAATATCCAGGTAAACAGTGCTTCAAAAAATTTTTCAACGAAAAAGAAGGCCGTATCTACAATGCCTTCAATAAGTCTCAGAATATGGTGCATAAGCCTTGCGCTATGCTTGGGTGTGCAGTATTTATTATATCATAGTAACCTATTCAGGTAGTAGGCCCATTAATCCTCTTATTCCATTTTCCGAAAATTCTTTAGGAATTTTTGTGCTTTGTACTAAATACTCCAGCGTTGCAATAGCAAAATTCACCAGCATTGCATTAGTTGAGACGAGATGATTGCTATATGACCAATCAGTGTTAGTATCAAAATTCATAAATGCTTGTTCTTTAAGGATTATTGGAACTTTGTGTGCGAAATTCGGCTTACTCAAAATTTTTCGTACCAATTCGAGAAACTTTGGCCAATTAGGCAATGAAAGATCCTTTGGTAAATATTCGTCATCTCCCGATTGCTGTGAAAATGCTCGTTTACGTAGCTGATCCCAGTAGGCGTAATTCTCCACTCCACCCCAAATAATAGCTTTTAAATCA includes:
- a CDS encoding type IV secretory system conjugative DNA transfer family protein codes for the protein MHHILRLIEGIVDTAFFFVEKFFEALFTWIFPNGLPKKKQGYGASFGSPKSLLKRNLKGFCLTGEKSLSVEDSYKNSLLIGSTGSGKSSVVFVPSLLRMNASYICHDPSGELAQLTTPALKRRGYIIKTLNFADPKHSDRFNPLYRARSSSDINKVSSLVIRTALGGVKGDPFWNLQATALLTLLITLVKAEVRERQTFRQVRHYLNQLSGDEAFFTRKVEASDNLSLRAEFKTFQAYDNKVKAGIIATVSSALHIFTDEAVAEVTNHDTIALHEFRLKKTVLFIQNPVTDQAYYAMLSSLFFEQLFGELLVRMPQPWHQDVFCLIDEAGVLYLPSLGNVISNVRKYRAGILLGIQQMSQLVHNFGPYEASTIAGNCFAKLYFTGQSGRSSEELEQRLGRYQYEDNQGRTQTRPLITRDEVRTMKQNQGLLMAGNYPPMLLNLKPYYQQRGLLALTQLSNT
- a CDS encoding relaxase/mobilization nuclease domain-containing protein; this translates as MIIKVKSRKNKAFRQLLNYMIHSEERVPDSRIMLHNLSGNDIQTWVHEFEVNESYRQHRRKNSVILTHEILSWHPEDTPYLTLEGIEDMTREYIAKRNPNGLYMGVIHLSQDHYHVHLCVSGVEYKSGKAMRLSKQAFGELKQHTQDYQQEYYPELSKSVVAHGRATSPQLSDREYWYKLNTGQQTTKEKVFQRVQTVLEQSKSIADFEEKLKADGLDSYHRKGKFQGVVVDGRKYRLRRLGIQLDSFDKKKALEIETIR